A stretch of the Candidatus Chlorobium masyuteum genome encodes the following:
- a CDS encoding NADH-quinone oxidoreductase subunit A yields MDQTLSNFGNVFVFLALGIVFVAGGFLTARMLRPQRPNPAKNSTYECGEEAVGSAWVKFNIRFYVVALIFIIFDVEVVFLFPWATVFKQLGEFALVEALLFAGILVLGLVYAWVKGDLDWVRPTPNIPKMPEMPVRKTSTLGN; encoded by the coding sequence ATGGACCAGACGCTGAGTAATTTTGGCAATGTCTTTGTTTTCCTTGCCCTTGGAATTGTTTTTGTAGCCGGTGGTTTTCTTACCGCCCGTATGCTGCGCCCCCAGAGACCCAATCCGGCCAAGAACTCAACCTACGAGTGCGGCGAAGAGGCTGTCGGCAGTGCCTGGGTCAAGTTCAACATCCGCTTTTATGTCGTCGCCCTTATCTTTATCATTTTTGACGTTGAGGTTGTTTTTCTTTTCCCCTGGGCTACGGTTTTCAAGCAACTTGGAGAGTTCGCTCTTGTTGAGGCGCTTCTGTTTGCCGGCATTCTTGTGCTCGGCCTTGTTTATGCATGGGTAAAAGGTGATCTCGACTGGGTCAGGCCAACTCCGAACATTCCGAAGATGCCTGAAATGCCGGTACGAAAAACCTCCACACTCGGGAATTAA
- a CDS encoding ferrochelatase: MVDGVVKRKRYAVVVTTYGEVDKLTIRNLWPSSRRILLVVTRQIVKVPAALIYFIADYRSTKHYINWKLNRYRSKLIAINRAQAKTLEAALGRCGSGFLAKADVRVFDAYYFVPPYLDDMLAVMRKEYDGIVVVPMIPVESAFSCGVACQMVMDVCGEGSFALVKVMSKLWSDDALHRIYIDYLFLQLSQKIRSLKGGGKIGLVLVIHGTLVRDRHGNPPKVFTGLEETIAFFEVMKQKIMADPRNIFTDVRQGCINHSNGGEWTAETIEKALEDYREEGYEGVVMFPYGFFADNSETEYDAKKRLDKAGFPVAQYVRCINDDPDFGRWLGEKVLAELQWLDNLQDAMETPAGRIEPKPKKFSYIE; encoded by the coding sequence ATGGTGGACGGGGTTGTGAAGCGCAAGAGATATGCCGTTGTTGTTACAACATACGGAGAGGTTGACAAGCTGACGATCAGGAATCTTTGGCCCAGTTCGAGACGGATTCTTCTGGTCGTTACCCGCCAGATTGTCAAGGTGCCGGCTGCCCTGATCTATTTTATTGCTGATTACCGTTCGACCAAGCACTATATCAACTGGAAGCTCAATCGTTACCGTTCAAAGCTTATTGCCATCAACCGGGCTCAGGCTAAAACACTTGAGGCGGCTCTCGGCAGATGTGGCAGCGGATTTCTGGCAAAAGCTGATGTCAGGGTATTTGATGCCTACTACTTTGTTCCACCCTACCTTGACGATATGCTTGCCGTGATGCGAAAAGAGTACGACGGCATAGTTGTGGTACCGATGATTCCTGTTGAGTCCGCATTCTCCTGCGGTGTGGCCTGCCAGATGGTTATGGATGTCTGCGGTGAGGGGAGTTTTGCCCTGGTAAAGGTGATGAGCAAGCTCTGGAGTGATGACGCTCTGCACCGGATCTATATTGACTACCTCTTTTTACAGCTCTCCCAAAAGATCCGGAGCCTGAAAGGGGGCGGAAAGATCGGTCTTGTCCTTGTCATTCATGGTACTCTGGTCAGGGACCGGCATGGCAATCCCCCGAAGGTCTTTACCGGTCTTGAAGAGACCATCGCATTCTTCGAGGTGATGAAGCAGAAGATTATGGCGGATCCCCGGAATATTTTTACTGATGTTCGCCAGGGGTGCATTAACCACTCCAACGGAGGGGAGTGGACTGCCGAGACCATTGAAAAAGCATTGGAGGATTACCGGGAGGAGGGCTACGAAGGAGTGGTCATGTTTCCCTACGGTTTTTTTGCCGACAACAGCGAAACCGAGTACGATGCAAAAAAACGCCTCGACAAGGCCGGTTTTCCGGTTGCCCAGTATGTTCGTTGCATAAACGACGATCCCGATTTTGGCCGCTGGCTCGGCGAAAAGGTCCTCGCAGAGCTGCAATGGCTGGACAATCTGCAAGATGCGATGGAAACACCTGCCGGGCGTATTGAGCCGAAACCGAAAAAATTCAGCTACATTGAATAA
- a CDS encoding class I SAM-dependent methyltransferase, which yields MEQTPCPLSGTTAFTPFLQVPDRFDPSGKVLWQLVRSTASGLVMLNPRPESTEMAVHYHRGSYDPHLQAGTGSSPAQRAYLAARKLLTGYRASFVLKGAPAPPQGLSILEIGCSTGELLRHLHRIKGIPKEQLYGVEPESNAAEYARNSFGLHIAQSIEDIRLKNRLFDRIVLWHTLEHIHDLHETVAFAGERLQEDGMLVLALPNPESHDARHYKENWIAWDAPRHLYHFVPKTVEKLLEQHHLELVTCQPYLPDSLYNSINSEKLRCTREKHRFTLPKMGAALLQAAAAVATGMLQPLKASSIVYFVRKKRKT from the coding sequence ATGGAACAGACCCCCTGCCCCCTCTCCGGCACGACAGCATTTACCCCTTTTCTGCAGGTTCCCGACCGCTTTGATCCTTCCGGTAAAGTTCTCTGGCAGCTGGTTCGATCTACAGCTTCCGGACTTGTCATGCTCAATCCCCGACCGGAGAGCACCGAAATGGCGGTTCACTACCATCGCGGCAGCTACGATCCACACTTGCAGGCCGGAACAGGAAGCTCACCCGCACAAAGAGCCTATCTTGCCGCAAGAAAGCTCTTGACGGGTTACAGGGCATCTTTTGTGCTGAAAGGGGCGCCTGCTCCCCCGCAAGGACTCTCGATTCTTGAAATAGGGTGCTCCACAGGAGAGCTGCTCAGGCATCTGCACCGGATAAAGGGGATCCCGAAAGAGCAGCTTTATGGCGTCGAACCGGAGAGCAATGCCGCTGAATACGCAAGGAACAGCTTCGGATTGCATATCGCTCAATCAATTGAGGATATACGGCTCAAAAACCGGCTGTTTGACCGTATTGTGCTCTGGCATACGCTGGAACATATTCACGATCTCCATGAAACCGTAGCGTTTGCTGGAGAGCGGCTGCAGGAAGACGGGATGCTTGTGCTTGCGCTTCCGAACCCGGAAAGCCATGATGCCCGCCACTACAAGGAGAACTGGATCGCCTGGGACGCGCCGCGCCATCTCTACCACTTCGTGCCGAAAACAGTTGAAAAGCTGCTCGAACAGCATCATCTGGAGCTTGTCACCTGCCAGCCATACCTGCCCGACTCGCTCTACAACTCGATCAACAGCGAAAAGCTTCGCTGTACAAGAGAGAAGCACCGCTTTACGCTACCGAAGATGGGAGCCGCACTGCTGCAGGCCGCGGCTGCCGTTGCCACAGGAATGCTGCAACCGCTGAAGGCTTCGAGTATTGTCTATTTTGTGAGGAAAAAGAGAAAGACATGA
- a CDS encoding 4Fe-4S binding protein yields MSEYFSNIKTGAVTIATGLGITLKHFFNATKRKGDAGVDDVDYFRQVDGLCTLQYPREVIPTPLNGRYRLYNNIEDCIGCGQCERACPISCITIETIKVAPDDLAVCGKTSDGQQKKFWVPVFDIDTAKCMTCGLCTNVCPTDCLVHTPVSDFSQFDRQNLLYHFGNLTNQEAEAKKRKNAELQAKALAEKEKKAAEAAQQEKSGGE; encoded by the coding sequence ATGAGTGAGTATTTCAGCAATATAAAAACCGGAGCAGTCACGATTGCCACCGGATTGGGAATCACCCTCAAGCATTTTTTCAATGCTACAAAGCGCAAGGGTGATGCCGGTGTTGACGATGTTGACTATTTTCGTCAGGTTGACGGACTCTGTACCCTGCAGTATCCAAGAGAGGTCATTCCTACCCCTTTGAACGGGCGGTACCGCCTCTACAACAATATTGAGGACTGCATCGGTTGCGGCCAGTGCGAAAGAGCCTGCCCGATAAGCTGTATTACCATCGAGACCATCAAGGTGGCGCCCGATGACCTTGCGGTTTGCGGAAAGACCTCTGACGGACAGCAGAAAAAGTTCTGGGTTCCCGTATTTGATATTGATACAGCCAAATGCATGACCTGCGGCCTCTGTACCAATGTATGTCCGACCGACTGCCTGGTGCACACACCGGTCAGCGACTTTTCACAGTTTGACCGCCAGAACCTGCTCTACCATTTCGGTAATCTGACGAATCAGGAGGCTGAGGCCAAGAAACGCAAGAATGCTGAACTTCAGGCAAAGGCACTGGCAGAGAAAGAGAAGAAGGCAGCTGAGGCAGCACAGCAGGAAAAGAGTGGCGGAGAATAA
- a CDS encoding NADH-quinone oxidoreductase subunit C has product MAEGTVISQSVEESAAAYAIIREQFGSAVSEFDGNATMPFFEVLDASLWQDIALFMRDHAKLKFNYMACLSGVDYFPEEKLGIVCNLESLGVFGHRLAVKVSCPRSGGAIPTVSCVWHTANWHEREAYDMFGINFTGHPDFRRILCPDDWEGFPLRKDYKVQESYHGIKVPY; this is encoded by the coding sequence ATGGCAGAAGGAACAGTTATTTCGCAGTCGGTTGAAGAGAGTGCTGCAGCATACGCGATTATTCGGGAGCAGTTCGGCAGTGCCGTATCAGAGTTTGACGGTAACGCGACCATGCCGTTTTTTGAAGTGCTTGATGCTTCGCTCTGGCAGGATATTGCGCTCTTCATGCGTGATCATGCAAAGCTGAAATTCAATTACATGGCCTGCCTCTCGGGTGTTGATTATTTTCCTGAAGAGAAGCTCGGCATTGTCTGCAACCTTGAGTCGCTTGGCGTTTTCGGTCACCGGCTTGCCGTAAAGGTCAGCTGCCCGCGCAGCGGGGGAGCTATCCCGACCGTTTCGTGCGTATGGCACACAGCAAACTGGCATGAACGGGAGGCTTATGACATGTTCGGTATCAACTTTACCGGCCATCCCGATTTCAGAAGGATTCTCTGCCCGGATGACTGGGAAGGGTTCCCGCTTCGCAAGGATTACAAGGTACAGGAGAGCTACCACGGAATAAAGGTACCCTACTAA
- a CDS encoding TolC family protein: MNRLRPAIFFLFSLFVLSASPALYAAPAPESAPLSLDDAVRIGLEKSRALELARLDRDMAHQKIRETWSRVLPQVSTDFIYTRSVKPSILFFPNIFNGGNGSSFTAIEISADNSASATLNLRQPIFNGSAFAGIRAAGTVRKMSEEAYRNTEAAVITDIKMAYFDALISRDQLKLIEQSVARWEESRRDTRAMFRQGVAADIDTLKAFLSVENLRPELLQAESRVGITMTKLKNAMGVTPDTELRLAGKLELSSDSYPTEIVAAYEEALLGRPDLRQLELQVQAQGEKLSSARAERFPVLSAFGKLESQTAFNDGVKTSQSRWPVSSAVGLQLSMPIFTGFRISSQVEQAKIEQLQSRTRYEDLKANIRAEIEIMLSSFRESQKRIEVQSKTITVAERSYRISQLRFREGIGSRLELTDAELQLNKAKTNYLQAVYDYLVTSVRLDKALGRSKAQVTKS, encoded by the coding sequence ATGAACAGGTTGAGACCGGCCATATTTTTTCTCTTTTCACTTTTTGTCCTCTCGGCATCGCCCGCTCTTTATGCCGCTCCGGCTCCGGAGAGTGCCCCTCTCTCGCTTGATGATGCGGTACGTATCGGCCTTGAAAAAAGCCGTGCACTTGAGCTGGCCCGCCTCGACCGGGATATGGCGCACCAGAAGATCCGCGAAACATGGTCAAGGGTACTGCCCCAGGTCTCCACGGACTTCATCTATACCCGGTCGGTGAAGCCCTCGATACTTTTTTTTCCGAATATTTTTAACGGCGGCAACGGCTCCTCCTTTACCGCGATCGAGATAAGTGCCGACAATTCGGCAAGTGCAACGCTCAATCTCCGACAGCCGATCTTCAACGGTTCAGCTTTTGCCGGTATACGGGCCGCCGGTACGGTGCGCAAAATGAGTGAAGAGGCCTATCGGAATACCGAAGCGGCTGTTATCACCGACATCAAGATGGCCTATTTCGATGCGCTCATCTCAAGGGACCAGTTAAAACTGATTGAGCAGAGTGTTGCGCGCTGGGAGGAGTCACGCAGGGATACCCGGGCGATGTTCCGCCAGGGTGTTGCCGCCGATATCGATACGCTCAAGGCATTTCTCTCGGTTGAAAACCTCCGCCCCGAGCTTCTTCAGGCTGAAAGCCGTGTCGGTATTACGATGACAAAGCTCAAGAATGCGATGGGTGTTACACCCGATACGGAACTCAGGCTGGCAGGCAAGCTTGAACTCTCTTCGGACTCCTATCCAACTGAAATTGTTGCGGCTTATGAGGAAGCGCTTCTCGGGCGCCCGGATCTGCGTCAGCTTGAGCTTCAGGTGCAGGCCCAGGGGGAAAAACTCTCCTCCGCCCGTGCTGAACGATTTCCCGTGCTCTCGGCGTTCGGAAAGCTTGAGTCACAGACCGCCTTCAATGATGGAGTAAAAACTTCACAGTCACGCTGGCCGGTCTCTTCAGCGGTAGGCCTTCAGCTCTCAATGCCGATTTTTACCGGTTTCAGGATAAGCTCCCAGGTGGAGCAGGCAAAGATTGAGCAGTTGCAGTCCAGAACACGCTATGAGGATCTCAAGGCCAATATCCGCGCGGAGATTGAGATCATGCTCTCCAGTTTCCGCGAGTCGCAGAAGAGAATCGAGGTGCAGTCAAAAACCATCACGGTTGCCGAGCGCAGCTACAGAATATCGCAGCTCCGGTTCCGGGAGGGAATAGGCTCACGTCTCGAACTGACCGACGCCGAATTGCAGCTCAACAAGGCTAAAACCAACTACCTGCAGGCAGTCTACGACTACCTCGTTACCAGCGTCCGCCTCGACAAAGCCCTCGGCCGCTCAAAAGCCCAGGTTACAAAAAGCTGA
- a CDS encoding replication-associated recombination protein A, with the protein MSDTPNMPPDLFGFSPAPESGNYFQPLAERVRPRSLDDMAGQEHLVGPSGPLRRFISSGQLPSMIFWGPPGSGKTTLAEICAASLNYRFEQLSAIDSGVKDVRKALDNAQKSRASGLRTILFIDEIHRFNKGQQDTLLHAIEQGLIVLIGATTENPSFEVNAALLSRMQVYILKPLQSEEILAVIRRALKEDRLFGELQIEIADPDFLLQFAGGDARKALNAVETALSLLPQDQTEIVLDRELLERALQHRAPVYDKGGENHYDVISAFIKSMRGSDPDAALFWLARMIEGGEDPKFIARRMVIFASEDIGNADPYAITLAISVFHAVELIGMPEARINLAQGVTYLASAAKSNASYQAINEALRESGSMQDLAVPLHLRNAPTKLMKQEGYGAGYNYPHSYPGHFVRQDYFPDGMDPKPYYRPGDEGREKYLKERLSGLWVERYRL; encoded by the coding sequence ATGAGTGACACTCCCAACATGCCGCCGGATCTCTTCGGTTTTTCCCCGGCTCCCGAAAGCGGGAACTACTTTCAGCCCCTTGCCGAGCGGGTTCGCCCCCGGTCGCTTGACGATATGGCAGGGCAGGAGCATCTTGTCGGCCCGTCTGGCCCGCTTCGCCGCTTTATTTCAAGCGGTCAGCTTCCCTCAATGATCTTCTGGGGGCCGCCGGGATCGGGTAAAACCACCCTTGCCGAAATCTGCGCAGCTTCACTCAACTACCGTTTTGAACAGCTTTCAGCGATTGATTCGGGGGTGAAGGATGTGCGCAAGGCGCTTGACAATGCACAAAAGTCAAGAGCTTCCGGTCTGCGCACCATCCTCTTTATCGACGAAATTCACCGCTTCAACAAGGGGCAGCAGGATACGCTGCTGCACGCCATTGAGCAGGGACTCATCGTTCTTATCGGCGCTACAACCGAGAACCCCTCTTTTGAAGTCAATGCCGCCCTTCTGAGCAGGATGCAGGTCTATATTCTCAAGCCCCTCCAGAGTGAGGAGATTTTGGCGGTCATCCGGCGGGCGCTCAAAGAGGACCGGCTTTTCGGTGAGCTTCAGATTGAGATTGCCGATCCCGATTTTCTGTTGCAGTTTGCCGGAGGTGATGCGCGCAAGGCGTTGAACGCCGTTGAAACGGCGCTCTCTCTGCTCCCGCAGGATCAAACGGAGATTGTGCTCGACCGGGAGCTGCTCGAACGGGCGCTGCAGCACCGGGCACCGGTATATGACAAGGGAGGCGAGAACCATTATGACGTCATCTCCGCCTTTATAAAGTCGATGCGCGGTTCAGATCCCGATGCCGCGCTCTTCTGGCTGGCAAGGATGATCGAAGGGGGCGAAGACCCCAAATTCATTGCCCGCAGGATGGTGATTTTTGCCAGCGAAGATATCGGCAATGCCGATCCCTATGCCATTACGCTTGCGATTTCGGTCTTTCATGCCGTTGAACTTATCGGTATGCCCGAAGCGCGCATCAATCTGGCGCAGGGGGTTACCTATCTGGCCTCGGCCGCAAAATCCAACGCGAGTTATCAGGCAATCAATGAGGCGCTCAGGGAGTCGGGCTCGATGCAGGATTTGGCGGTTCCGCTTCACCTGCGCAATGCTCCGACAAAACTGATGAAACAGGAGGGATATGGCGCGGGCTATAACTATCCCCACAGCTATCCGGGCCATTTTGTCCGGCAGGACTATTTTCCGGATGGTATGGATCCGAAGCCTTACTACCGGCCCGGAGATGAGGGGAGAGAGAAGTATCTGAAGGAGCGTCTCTCCGGACTCTGGGTCGAGCGCTACCGGTTATGA
- a CDS encoding tetratricopeptide repeat protein — protein sequence MDGKEQRERETDSLDTRTLYEQALDCMHEQRNSDALLLLNRVLELNRRDAQALYARAVTNLSMSNFRKAGCDLLKTIAVDPGFLEAYKHLGFVQLTLGKEEEALKTLQKALDIDPGYAGVYGVIGDTWLDLGEYEKAKEAFESALRLEPESVESHYKIAMYYLSRGDMAGLKKEYEILKTLDAEMAEQIGSLYF from the coding sequence ATGGATGGCAAAGAACAGAGAGAGCGGGAAACGGACTCCCTTGATACGCGCACGCTCTATGAGCAGGCACTCGACTGCATGCACGAGCAGCGCAACAGTGATGCGCTTCTCCTGCTCAACCGGGTTCTTGAGCTGAACCGGCGTGATGCACAAGCACTCTACGCCAGGGCGGTGACCAATCTCTCCATGAGCAATTTCCGGAAAGCGGGTTGTGATCTGCTGAAAACCATTGCCGTTGACCCCGGCTTTCTTGAGGCATACAAGCACCTTGGTTTTGTGCAGTTAACGCTCGGCAAGGAGGAGGAAGCCCTGAAGACCCTGCAGAAAGCCCTCGATATTGATCCCGGATATGCAGGAGTCTATGGCGTAATAGGCGATACCTGGCTTGATCTCGGGGAGTATGAGAAGGCAAAAGAGGCCTTTGAGTCGGCCCTCCGGCTTGAGCCTGAGAGTGTTGAATCACACTACAAGATTGCCATGTACTATCTGTCGAGAGGTGATATGGCCGGGCTGAAAAAGGAGTATGAAATTCTGAAAACACTTGACGCCGAAATGGCGGAACAGATAGGAAGCCTCTATTTTTAA
- a CDS encoding NADH-quinone oxidoreductase subunit B has product MGLLDAGITKHNVLVTSVDNVLNWARLSSIWPMGFGLACCAIEMMATNASNYDLERFGIFPRSSPRQSDLMIVAGTVTMKMAERVVRLYEQMPEPRYVLSMGSCSNCGGPYWEHGYHVLKGVDRVIPVDVYVPGCPPRPEALIGGLMKIQELIRMEQIGLSRADALKKLAEKSVDPQALIAEERKAVGA; this is encoded by the coding sequence ATGGGTTTACTTGATGCCGGAATAACAAAGCATAACGTGCTGGTGACATCGGTTGACAACGTCCTGAACTGGGCTCGTCTGTCATCAATCTGGCCGATGGGTTTCGGTCTTGCCTGTTGTGCTATCGAGATGATGGCTACCAACGCATCCAACTATGACCTCGAGCGTTTCGGTATTTTCCCCCGTTCCTCCCCCCGTCAGTCCGACCTTATGATTGTTGCCGGTACCGTTACCATGAAGATGGCCGAACGGGTTGTGCGTCTCTACGAGCAGATGCCTGAACCCCGTTATGTGCTCTCCATGGGGAGCTGTTCCAACTGCGGCGGACCCTACTGGGAGCATGGATACCATGTGCTCAAGGGTGTGGACCGGGTTATTCCTGTTGATGTCTATGTACCGGGTTGCCCTCCGCGGCCTGAAGCGCTTATCGGCGGTCTCATGAAGATTCAGGAGCTTATCCGCATGGAGCAGATCGGGCTCTCAAGAGCTGATGCTCTGAAAAAACTGGCAGAGAAGAGTGTTGATCCCCAGGCTCTTATTGCTGAGGAGCGCAAGGCAGTCGGAGCATAA
- the nuoH gene encoding NADH-quinone oxidoreductase subunit NuoH yields the protein MSVTALSQFSMPFLMGNSLNAWSEALTGFAPMGLPLGMVILAAIPLVFIAVYALTYGVYGERKISAFMQDRLGPMEVGKWGILQTLADILKLLQKEDIVPSSADKFLFVIGPGILFVGSFLAYAVLPFSPAFIGASLNVGLFFAIGIVSIEVVGILAAGWGSNNKWSLYGAVRSVAQIVSYEIPAAIALLCGAMMAGTLDMQQINLMQSGSWGFANFFLFQSPIAWLPFLIYFIASLAEVNRAPFDIPEAESELVAGYFTEYSGMKFAVIFLAEYGSMFMVSAIISIVFLGGWNSPLPNIGSFALNDMTNGPVWGVFWMVMKGFFFIFVQMWLRWTLPRLRVDQLMYLCWKVLTPFAFVSFVLTAIWEIYVP from the coding sequence ATGAGTGTAACCGCTTTATCGCAATTTAGCATGCCTTTTCTTATGGGTAACAGTCTTAATGCCTGGTCGGAAGCGCTTACCGGTTTTGCTCCGATGGGTCTGCCTCTCGGTATGGTTATTCTTGCAGCCATCCCGCTTGTTTTTATTGCTGTCTATGCACTAACCTACGGTGTATACGGCGAACGGAAAATCTCTGCCTTCATGCAGGATCGTCTCGGTCCTATGGAGGTTGGAAAGTGGGGCATCCTGCAGACCCTTGCCGATATCCTGAAGCTTCTGCAGAAAGAGGACATTGTTCCCTCTTCAGCCGACAAGTTTCTCTTTGTTATTGGACCCGGCATCCTCTTTGTCGGTTCCTTCCTTGCCTATGCCGTGCTCCCGTTCAGCCCCGCCTTTATCGGTGCAAGCCTGAATGTCGGTCTCTTTTTTGCCATCGGCATTGTCTCCATCGAGGTGGTCGGTATTCTTGCTGCCGGATGGGGTTCGAATAACAAGTGGTCGCTTTACGGTGCAGTCCGCAGTGTTGCCCAGATCGTCAGTTATGAGATTCCGGCGGCTATCGCCCTGCTCTGCGGCGCCATGATGGCCGGTACGCTTGATATGCAGCAGATCAATCTTATGCAATCCGGTTCATGGGGATTTGCCAACTTTTTCCTCTTTCAGTCGCCGATTGCCTGGCTTCCGTTCCTGATCTACTTTATCGCCTCGCTTGCAGAGGTCAACCGCGCCCCGTTTGATATTCCCGAAGCGGAATCCGAGCTGGTGGCCGGTTACTTTACCGAATACTCCGGCATGAAGTTCGCCGTCATCTTTCTTGCAGAGTACGGCAGCATGTTTATGGTTTCAGCCATCATCTCCATCGTCTTTCTCGGAGGATGGAACTCACCGCTTCCCAATATCGGATCCTTTGCTCTGAATGATATGACCAACGGCCCGGTCTGGGGTGTCTTCTGGATGGTCATGAAAGGGTTCTTCTTTATTTTTGTGCAGATGTGGCTGCGCTGGACGCTTCCCCGCCTGAGGGTTGACCAGCTTATGTACCTCTGCTGGAAAGTTCTGACCCCGTTTGCCTTTGTCAGCTTTGTGCTGACGGCGATCTGGGAAATCTATGTACCGTAA
- a CDS encoding NADH-quinone oxidoreductase subunit D, whose amino-acid sequence MQELDIAGLGSVRVTRKEDNVVVIEKDLATDQMVLAMGPQHPSTHGVLKLECLTDGEVITEAEPYLGYLHRCFEKYCENVDYPAIVPYTDRMDYLSGMNSEFAYAITVEKLLDIEIPRRVEFIRVIVAELNRIASHLVAIGTYGIDLGAFTPFLFCFRDREHILSLLEWASGARMLYNYIWIGGLSQDIPADFTKRVKEFVDYFRPQAKELYRLLTENEIFIKRTIGIGIMPADVAINYGWSGPMLRGSGVKWDLRRNDPYSVYPELDFKVCVPDGRHSEIGDCLSRHLVRALEIEESLNIIEQCISKMPSAEGFDPKAAVPKRIRPKAGEVYGRAENPRGELGFYIQSDGKSTKPLRCKARSSCFVNLSAMKDLSKGQLIPDLVAIIGSIDIVLGEVDR is encoded by the coding sequence ATGCAGGAATTAGATATAGCTGGACTGGGTTCGGTCAGGGTTACCCGAAAAGAGGACAATGTCGTTGTCATTGAAAAGGACCTTGCAACCGACCAGATGGTTCTGGCCATGGGCCCCCAGCATCCGTCAACCCACGGTGTTCTCAAGCTGGAGTGTCTTACCGATGGTGAGGTGATCACCGAAGCAGAGCCCTATCTCGGCTATCTGCACCGCTGTTTTGAGAAGTATTGCGAGAATGTTGACTATCCGGCGATTGTTCCCTACACCGACAGGATGGACTACCTCTCCGGCATGAACAGCGAGTTCGCCTATGCCATCACGGTCGAGAAGCTGCTCGATATCGAAATCCCGAGGCGTGTCGAGTTTATCCGCGTTATTGTGGCCGAGCTGAACCGCATAGCATCACACCTTGTGGCTATCGGTACCTACGGCATCGATCTCGGTGCCTTCACCCCGTTTCTCTTCTGTTTCCGTGACCGTGAACATATCCTCTCCCTGCTTGAATGGGCATCCGGCGCACGAATGCTCTATAACTATATATGGATCGGCGGCCTCTCGCAGGATATCCCGGCCGATTTCACCAAGCGGGTCAAGGAGTTTGTTGATTACTTCCGTCCGCAGGCCAAAGAGCTTTACCGCCTGCTCACGGAAAACGAAATCTTTATCAAGCGTACCATCGGTATCGGCATCATGCCTGCCGACGTAGCCATCAACTACGGCTGGAGCGGTCCGATGCTCCGCGGCTCCGGCGTCAAGTGGGATCTGAGAAGAAACGACCCCTACTCGGTCTATCCCGAGCTTGATTTCAAGGTCTGTGTGCCTGACGGACGCCACTCGGAGATCGGTGACTGTCTTTCACGTCACCTTGTCCGTGCCCTTGAAATTGAGGAGAGCCTGAACATTATTGAGCAGTGTATCTCCAAAATGCCATCCGCTGAAGGGTTTGATCCGAAAGCGGCGGTACCGAAACGCATTCGTCCAAAAGCCGGAGAGGTTTACGGCAGGGCGGAGAACCCTCGCGGCGAGCTTGGATTTTACATCCAGAGCGATGGGAAATCAACCAAACCGCTCCGCTGCAAAGCCCGTTCATCCTGCTTTGTCAATCTTTCAGCCATGAAGGATCTTTCCAAAGGTCAGTTGATACCTGATCTTGTTGCCATTATCGGCAGCATCGATATCGTGCTCGGGGAGGTTGACAGATGA
- a CDS encoding HIT family protein has translation MDRMYSPWREVYMQSFKDDKPAGANGKSVFADIPPEEDEKRFVLYRAKKCFIIMNLYPYNCGHLMVIPYLQTPDFTDLDHETKLEVMELTDLCIQALKLTLRPQGFNFGANLGRVAGGSVDTHIHFHIVPRWEGDTNFMPVLADAKVLSNDLRSTYSKLKEAIAELTKPKA, from the coding sequence ATGGATAGAATGTATTCGCCGTGGCGTGAAGTATACATGCAGTCATTCAAGGATGACAAGCCTGCCGGTGCGAACGGAAAATCAGTGTTCGCTGATATTCCTCCCGAGGAGGATGAGAAGCGTTTTGTGCTCTACCGGGCAAAAAAGTGCTTCATCATCATGAACCTCTACCCATACAACTGCGGACACCTCATGGTGATCCCCTACCTCCAGACTCCTGATTTCACCGACCTTGATCACGAAACAAAACTTGAGGTCATGGAGTTGACCGACCTGTGTATCCAGGCGCTCAAACTCACGCTCAGACCGCAGGGATTCAATTTCGGAGCGAATCTCGGCAGGGTCGCAGGAGGAAGCGTTGACACCCACATTCACTTCCATATCGTACCCCGCTGGGAGGGTGACACCAATTTCATGCCGGTGCTTGCTGATGCAAAAGTGCTCAGCAATGACCTCCGCTCCACCTACAGCAAGCTGAAAGAGGCTATCGCAGAGCTTACAAAGCCAAAGGCATAG